A part of Aegilops tauschii subsp. strangulata cultivar AL8/78 chromosome 2, Aet v6.0, whole genome shotgun sequence genomic DNA contains:
- the LOC109744457 gene encoding uncharacterized protein, protein MPPHAPSFEKSCSGDRQRQEAGGQLLRGPGQRSASFHGRGAEQRHQLPKQRPKTQPDLLAGVRGRSFRAADGGEPLAELAVRRTPSKVLVNVTVQRSLWPLHVMASAEWSVADLVAASVGIYVKEGRRPLLPATDPSTFGLHYSQFSLESLDPREKVMELGSRSFFLCPRSSSAAVQTSSSSCSSAGASGVRNAGEAPTSAGEPPAWLRYMPFWPTM, encoded by the exons ATGCCTCCTCACGCGCCTTCCTTCGAGAAGAGCTGCTCCGGCGACCGGCAAAGGCAGGAGGCAGGAGGGCAACTGCTGCGAGGCCCGGGGCAGCGGTCGGCGTCGTTCCACGGGCGCGGGGCGGAGCAGCGGCACCAGCTGCCAAAGCAGAGGCCCAAGACGCAGCCGGACCTGCTCGCCGGCGTGAGGGGCAGGAGCTTCCGCGCCGCGGACGGCGGCGAGCCGCTGGCGGAGCTGGCGGTCCGGAGGACGCCGAGCAAGGTGCTGGTGAACGTGACCGTGCAGAGGAGCCTGTGGCCGCTGCACGTCATGGCGTCGGCGGAGTGGAGCGTGGCGGACCTCGTGGCCGCCTCCGTGGGGATCTACGTCAAGGAGGGCAGGCGGCCCTTGCTGCCGGCGACCGACCCGTCGACCTTCGGCCTACACTACTCCCAGTTCAGCTTGGAAA GTTTGGACCCGAGGGAGAAGGTGATGGAGCTAGGGTCCCGGAGCTTCTTCCTGTGCCCCAGGTCCTCTTCGGCCGCCGTCCAGACCTCCTCgtcctcctgctcctccgccgGAGCAAGCGGTGTCAGGAACGCCGGGGAGGCGCCTACGTCAGCGGGCGAACCGCCGGCCTGGCTGCGCTACATGCCGTTCTGGCCGACCATGTAG